GTGCCCTCCGTGTATGCCATTGCCGAGCGCTGGCCCCAGAGGGCGGATGGCCCCGAAGGGGTGGCCCAGGTGCTGGGCACCGGAGCACCCAGACTCATCGCGGACGTGCCAGAACAGCAGCTCCTGGAGGCCGTGGCCCGGGGCAACGAGGCCCTGGAGGAGACGTGGCGCCTGGGCTGCCGCTCCGTGATGCTGGTGCCATTGGTCGCGCGGGGCCGGGTGCTGGGATGTCTGTCATTGATGTCCGGCACGGCCGGCCGTTATGGCGAATGCGACCTGGAGCTGGCGCGCGAGCTGGCCCGCCGGGCCGCGCTGTCCCTGGACAACGCGCTCCTGTATGGCGAAGCCCGTCAGGCCCAGGCGCGCACGGCGCGGCTCCAGGCGGTGACGGCGGCCCTGTCCCGCGCGGCCTCCGAGGATGCGGTGGCGCAGGTGCTGGCGCGCGAGGTGTGGGAGGCGAGCGGTGCCACGCGCGTCGCGGTGCTGGCGCTGGAGGAGGACGGCTTCATGCGCCCGCTGCGCGTCCTGGGCTACCCGGAAGACGCGCTGGCGTCGTTCACCCGTCCGTCGGATGGCGTTGCCCCGGACATCCGGCGCGAGGCGGGCTGGTTCGCTTCGCTGGAGGAGTTCATCGCGCGCTACCCGGAGAACGCGGAGCTCGCGCGCCGCCAGGGCGCGGGGGCTCGCGCGGTGGTGCCGCTATGGGGTGAGACGCGCGTGCGGGGCCTGCTGCTGCTCGCGTGGCCGGAGCCTCGCGTCTTCCCGGACTCGGAGCGCGCGTTCCTGGAGGCGCTGGCGCACCAGTGCGCGCAGGCGCTGGAGCGGTCCGCGCTCTACGAAGCGCTGCGCGAGCGAACGGAGCGGCTGCGGCAGGCGCTGGTGACGGGTGACATGGGGACCTGGCGCCTGGACCTGGTGCGCGGCAAGGAGCTGCGCGACGCGGCGCTCAACCACATGCTGGGCCTGCCGGCGGTGGACTCGGCGGTGCCGGTGGGGGACCTGCTGGGGCAGCTGCATCCGGAGGACCGGCCCCACGTGGAGGCGGAGTTCCGCCGCTACCAGCGCGGGCCGCCGGGCTTCTTCGAATTGGAGTTCCGCGTGATTCGCCGCGACGGCGGCGTGCGCTGGTTGCACAGCGTGGGGCAGTCCTTCGCCGGGCCGGACGGGAAGGTGACGGAGCTCACCGGCGCCATGGCGGACGTCACCCGGCGCAAGGAGGCCGAGGAGCGGCTGCAGCTGTTGCTGGACGCAAGCCGCGTGCTGGCGCTGCGCCTGGACGACGTGGAGGAGGCGCTGCCGGAGGTGGCGCGGCTGGTGGTGGACCACGTGGCCACCGGCTGCCTGGTGGACCTGGCCGCGCCGGACGGCACCCTGCGGCGGGTGACGGCGGCCCACCGCGTGCCCGAGCACGACGCGCGGCTGCATGCGGCCCTGGGAGGCATGGACCGGGGGCCCGAGCACCCGGCGCTCCAGTGCTTCCGCACCGGAGAGGTCTGTTTCCTGTCGCGCCTGGACTCCAGTCGCTGCGATGCCGTCTCCACGAGCGCCGCGCACCGGGCGCTGGTGGACCGCCTGGCGCCCACGTCCGTGCTGTCGGTGCCGCTGCGCGCGCGGGGCCGCACGCTGGGCGTCATCACGCTGTTCACCGCCGAGCCCCAGCGCACGCTGGTGGCCGCGGACGTGGCCATGGCGGAGGAGCTGGCGCTGCGCTTGAGCGTGGCACTGGAGAACGCGCGCCTGTTCCACGACGCCCAGTCCGCGGTGCGGCTGCGCGATGAGTTCCTCTCCGTGGCGAGCCACGAATTGAAGACGCCGCTCACCAGCCTCATCCTCCAGCACAACCTCATTGGCCGTGCGCTGGAGACGGCGGGCACGACCGGGCCCGTGACAGGGAAGCTCAACACCGCGCAGCGGCAGGTGTTCCGGCTGACGGCGCTGGTGGACAACCTGCTGGACGTGAGCCGGCTGTCCCTGGGCAAGCTGGCGCTGGAGCGCGCGGAGGTGGACCTGGTGCAGCTGACGCGCGACGCGGTGGAGCGCCTGGAGGACGTGTTCACCCAGGCGCGGTGCCCGCTCAAGCTGGAGCTGCCGCGCACGCTGACGGGCCAGTGGGACGCGCTGCGGTTGGACCAGGTGCTGGTGAACCTGCTCACCAACGCGGCGAAGTACGGCGCGGGCCACCCGGTGTCGGTGCGCGCGGGCGTGGACGCGCGCGACGAGGCCTGGGTGGAGGTGCGCGACGAGGGCATCGGCATCGAAGCGGACGCGCTGCCGCGCCTCTTCGGCCGCTTCGAGCGCGCCGTGAGCGAGCGGCACTACGGTGGCATGGGCCTGGGGCTCTACATCAGCCGCCAGATTGTCCAGGCGCTGGGCGGCCGCATCGACGTGGACAGCCAGCCGGGGCGGGGCGCCACCTTCACGCTGCGGCTGCCCCGGAACGCGGCGGAAGCGCGGCCCCCGCCTCCCCCGGAGCTGTGAGGGAGGCCAGGGCCGGCGATGCCTTCAGTGCTGGGGCCCCCTGGGCGG
This DNA window, taken from Corallococcus coralloides DSM 2259, encodes the following:
- a CDS encoding GAF domain-containing protein translates to MPDPSIKPSTKPAGEPPPPSAVTANDAVPVSAPDGMGEAVALESASAAPMEVVSPSAPVSLSGAREASASGEEGRFAFLARAGEVLSSSLDEPTVLRQLAELVVPGLADWCAVDLVTPSRTVVRRAAAHRDPALVPSVYAIAERWPQRADGPEGVAQVLGTGAPRLIADVPEQQLLEAVARGNEALEETWRLGCRSVMLVPLVARGRVLGCLSLMSGTAGRYGECDLELARELARRAALSLDNALLYGEARQAQARTARLQAVTAALSRAASEDAVAQVLAREVWEASGATRVAVLALEEDGFMRPLRVLGYPEDALASFTRPSDGVAPDIRREAGWFASLEEFIARYPENAELARRQGAGARAVVPLWGETRVRGLLLLAWPEPRVFPDSERAFLEALAHQCAQALERSALYEALRERTERLRQALVTGDMGTWRLDLVRGKELRDAALNHMLGLPAVDSAVPVGDLLGQLHPEDRPHVEAEFRRYQRGPPGFFELEFRVIRRDGGVRWLHSVGQSFAGPDGKVTELTGAMADVTRRKEAEERLQLLLDASRVLALRLDDVEEALPEVARLVVDHVATGCLVDLAAPDGTLRRVTAAHRVPEHDARLHAALGGMDRGPEHPALQCFRTGEVCFLSRLDSSRCDAVSTSAAHRALVDRLAPTSVLSVPLRARGRTLGVITLFTAEPQRTLVAADVAMAEELALRLSVALENARLFHDAQSAVRLRDEFLSVASHELKTPLTSLILQHNLIGRALETAGTTGPVTGKLNTAQRQVFRLTALVDNLLDVSRLSLGKLALERAEVDLVQLTRDAVERLEDVFTQARCPLKLELPRTLTGQWDALRLDQVLVNLLTNAAKYGAGHPVSVRAGVDARDEAWVEVRDEGIGIEADALPRLFGRFERAVSERHYGGMGLGLYISRQIVQALGGRIDVDSQPGRGATFTLRLPRNAAEARPPPPPEL